The Macaca fascicularis isolate 582-1 chromosome 11, T2T-MFA8v1.1 genome includes a region encoding these proteins:
- the DDX23 gene encoding probable ATP-dependent RNA helicase DDX23, which yields MAGELVDKKDRDASPSKEERKRSRTPDRERDRDRDRKSSPSKDRKRHRSRDRRRGGSRSRSRSRSKSAERERRHKERERDKERDRNKKDRDRDKDGHRRDKDRKRSSLSPGRGKDFKSRKDRDSKKDEEDEHGDKKPKAQPLSLEELLAKKKAEEEAEAKPKFLSKAEREAEALKRRQQEVEERQRMLEEERKKRKQFQDLGRKMLEDPQERERRERRERMERETNGNEDEEGRQKIREEKDKSKELHAIKERYLGGIKKRRRTRHLNDRKFVFEWDASEDTSIDYNPLYKERHQVQLLGRGFIAGIDLKQQKREQSRFYGDLMEKRRTLEEKEQEEARLRKLRKKEAKQRWDDRHWSQKKLDEMTDRDWRIFREDYSITTKGGKIPNPIRSWKDSSLPPHILEVIDKCGYKEPTPIQRQAIPIGLQNRDIIGVAETGSGKTAAFLIPLLVWITTLPKIDRIEESDQGPYAIILAPTRELAQQIEEETIKFGKPLGIRTVAVIGGISREDQGFRLRMGCEIVIATPGRLIDVLENRYLVLSRCTYVVLDEADRMIDMGFEPDVQKILEHMPVSNQKPDTDEAEDPEKMLANFESGKHKYRQTVMFTATMPPAVERLARSYLRRPAVVYIGSAGKPHERVEQKVFLMSESEKRKKLLAILEQGFDPPIIIFVNQKKGCDVLAKSLEKMGYNACTLHGGKGQEQREFALSNLKAGAKDILVATDVAGRGIDIQDVSMVVNYDMAKNIEDYIHRIGRTGRAGKSGVAITFLTKEDSAVFYELKQAILESPVSSCPPELANHPDAQHKPGTILTKKRREETIFA from the exons AGAACGACGGCACAAAGAACGAGAACGAGATAAGGAGCGGGATCGGAATAAGAAGGACCGAGATCGAGACAAGGATGGACACAGACGGGACAAGGACCGGAAACGATCCAG CTTATCTCCTGGCCGAGGAAAAGACTTTAAATCTCGGAAGGACAGAGACTCTAAGAAGGATGAAGAGGATGAACATGGTGATAAGAAGCCTAAG GCCCAGCCATTATCCCTGGAGGAACTTCTGGCCAAGAAAAAGGCTGAGGAAGAAGCTGAGGCTAAG CCCAAGTTCCTCTCCAAAGCAGAACGAGAGGCTGAAGCTCTAAAGCGACGGCAGCAGGAGGTGGAAGAGCGGCAGAGGATGCttgaagaagagaggaagaaaaggaaacagttcCAAGACTTGGGCAGGAAGATGTTGG AAGATCCTCAGGAACGGGAACGTCGGGAACGCAGGGAGAGGATGGAACGGGAGACCAATGGAAATGAGGATGAGGAAGGTCGGCAGAAGATCCGGGAAGAGAAGGATAAGAGCAAGGAACTGCATGCCATTAAG GAACGTTACCTGGGTGGCATCAAAAAACGGCGCCGAACAAGACATCTCAATGACCGAAAATTTGTTTTTGAGTGGGATGCATCTGAGGACACATCCATTGACTACAACCCCCT GTATAAAGAACGGCACCAGGTGCAGTTGTTAGGGCGAGGCTTCATTGCAGGCATTGACCTCAAGCAGCAGAAACGAGAGCAGTCACGTTTCTATGGAGACCTAATGGAGAAAAGGCGAACCCTGGAagaaaaggagcaggagga GGCAAGACTCCGTAAACTTCGTAAGAAGGAAGCCAAGCAGCGCTGGGATGATCGTCATTGGTCTCAGAAAAAGTTAGATGAGATGACGGACAGGGACTGGCGGATCTTCCGTGAGGACTACAGCATCACCACCAAAGGTGGCAAGATCCCCAATCCCATCCGATCCTGGAAAGACTCTTCTCTGCCCCCACACATCTTGGAGGTCATTGATAAGTGTGGCTATAAG GAACCAACACCTATCCAGCGTCAGGCAATTCCCATTGGGCTACAGAATCGTGACATCATTGGTGTGGCTGAGACTGGCAGCGGCAAGACAGCAGCCTTCCTCATCCCACTGCTGGTCTGGATCACCACACTTCCCAAAATTGACAG AATCGAAGAGTCAGACCAAGGCCCTTATGCCATCATCCTGGCTCCCACCCGTGAGTTGGCTCAACAGATTGAGGAAGAGACCATCAAGTTTGGGAAGCCGCTAGGTATCCGCACTGTGGCTGTCATTGGTGGCATCTCCAGAGAAGACCAAGGCTTCAGGCTGCGCATGGGTTGTGAG ATTGTGATCGCTACCCCTGGGCGTTTGATTGATGTGCTGGAGAACCGCTACCTGGTGCTGAGCCGCTGTACCTATGTGGTTCTGGATGAGGCAGATAGGATGATTGACATGGGCTTTGAGCCAGATGTCCAGAAGATCCTGGAGCACATGCCTGTCAGCAACCAGAAGCCAGACACGGATGAGGCTGAGGACCCTGAGAAGATGCTGGCCAACTTTGAGTCGGGAAAACATAAGTACCGCCAA ACAGTCATGTTCACGGCCACCATGCCCCCAGCGGTGGAGCGTCTGGCCAGGAGCTATCTTCGGCGACCTGCTGTGGTGTACATTGGCTCCGCAGGCAAGCCCCATGAGCGTGTGGAACAGAAGGTCTTCCTCATGTCAGAGTCAGAAAAGAG gAAAAAGCTGCTGGCAATCTTGGAGCAAGGCTTTGACCCACCCATCATTATTTTTGTCAACCAGAAGAAGGGCTGTGACGTATTGGCCAAATCCCTGGAGAAGATGGGG TACAATGCTTGCACACTGCATGGTGGAAAAGGCCAGGAGCAGCGAGAGTTTGCATTGTCCAACCTCAAGGCTGGGGCCAAGGATATTTTGGTGGCTACAGATGTAGCTGGTCGTGGTATTGATATCCAAGATGTGTCTATGGTTGTCAACTATGATATGGCCAAAAATATTGAAG ATTACATCCACCGCATTGGCCGCACGGGACGAGCAGGCAAGAGTGGGGTGGCCATCACCTTCCTCACAAAAGAGGACTCTGCTGTGTTCTATGAGCTGAAGCAAGCCATCCTGGAAAGCCCAGTGTCTTCCTGTCCCCCCGAACTAGCCAACCACCCAGATGCCCAGCATAAGCCAGGCACCATCCTCACCAAGAAGCGCCGGGAAGAGACCATCTTTGCCTGA